The DNA segment GACGACGTACCTTGTCCATTGATGATAACATGGCTGTTATAAATGCGCCGGTCCGTTTTCCAGTCGTGTCCTCTCTCATGAAAGCCACCCAGAGACAGCCACACGTCCAgcttcctgaaacacacacagacatctccTCAGCCTCAGCTGCGGTCGGTCGAGTATCTCTGCTCCGTGTCGTACCTGGCCAGGTGTGAGTAACGGCTGATGAGGTCACCGTCCAGACTCTCAGACAGCTGCAGCGTCTCCTCGCGGTTGGAGCCGATGTAATCGAAGCCCTCCGGCAGGAACACCATACAGGCCCCACCCTCTTTGGCCTGCTCCACCAATCGCGTGCAAGTGCTAAAGTTGGCCTCTTTGTCAGGGGTGGAGGTCATCTGACAAACAGCCGCCACAGGAAGTGATGACGATGACGACATCCTGACAAAACAAATGAAGAATGTGCCTGTGTTTCTATGAGCATCTCCTGAGGACTTCATTTCAGGtgcatttcatttgagaaaaccaGCCTCGGATAGAAACTCAAAGCTCTTCACCACAAACCGCCAAAACAAGAGTTTGTTTTAACAGTTTAATTACAACAGCGCAACAGAATCTACatctcaaagtaataataataattattattattattattattactatacagtttgttaaaacaaacagaaactcaAAGCTCTTCACTACAAACCCTCTCAAAATAtcagtttggtttaacttgaagaaattattatataaaaatatattactattgtagAGAGGGAAGTACATCTCAGcgtaataataacatttattaaatattattaattttaactatttaaaaacatttacaattgtttttcttgtttatttttttaagaatttcacAATTTCTAAATTGTTCAGCACTGTATTTGCCAAAAAGTAAAAGGCCttgatcaaaaaaaataataataatagtaaagtcaattaaattaaatttatgcatttagcagacgcttttatccaaagcgacttacattgaaTTCAAgataacaattttctcctaacatgtgttccctgggatttaaaagattaattaaattgttaaagtttAATGCATTGCTTTTTGTACCAATACTTttgatcatatatttattttttttgtaaaacacagaattcagaaatatatataaataaataaattgtgcataaTCTGTAGTTCCACGATatctcaaattaaataataataataaaataaaataatttaaaaaacaattaaatatagtACATGCATTTcattaaagcaaaataataataataataatgtcttcaGTCTGTTTTGACTGCTGAGGATCACACGTGTGACCCTTAGTTTCACAGTTAGGCCTTCACGTGGACACTAATGAAAACTGCACTGCAAAGTAACCAGACAAGTCATAGCTGTCCATTTATATTGCAATAACAACAAATGAAGTTAAAGCATGTATTTCCTGACACTTCTGTCATCAGAAGCTCGTGCACATCTAAAACACAACAAAGAGGCTCTGATATTAACATGCCAGAGCATGAGAAGTATTGCATTGCTGaaacaaaacaacatgcattAGTTCTTGCCTGCTCTGTCCTCGCACTGCCTTCAATCTCCAAGCCGACAAACCCACAGCAGCTGAAAGCCCTCGATGTCTCAGAGCAGCGAACAGACGCATCAACACACTGTCAAACTCAGTTTATTACCTTTCTTTTACTGTGTAAGTTAATCACTCGCTCACACTGAACTTTGAGCCCATTTCAGCCACAATAACTAACTAACCGCATTTAAAAAAACACGACGGCACTGGATTGAGCGTATTCTACTCTCAGAATACGAGTGTGAGTTAAAGGACAACCCCGTCGTTTTATGTTAAATTACAGTTTATATTTGGCTAAATActtattcttttactgtctatgctaaaTAAGCGTGCGATCATAATACTTccgtgtgggcggggcttagatGTCAGAACGCTGCTTCTGATTGGACAGTagtttcttctttcttcttctttagtttttttttatggcggttggcaaaccaacttaacggtgcattaccgccaccgacTGGGCTGGAGTGTGAATCAGGAGATAttggatcttaaaaaaaaaataaataaataataataataataataataataataataataataataattaaatcctACTGGCTAAGTCGGTGTCTCTAAGAAACTTAAAAACAAATTGATGAATGTTACTGGATGCTTTCCCTAATAAACCTTGCATTGTAAAATTATTCTGATTGACACTTCTGAGAGACTGAAAAAGCTGGTTTCTTTCTTGGCTATACTTTgtgcactgaaataaaatatgttctacAGTTTCTAAATGACTGCAATATTGGCAGTTCCCTGTTGGATGTTTCCCTATTATCTTCAATGAAGAATTGAGCCCAGTGTGTCCTATTCTTAACCGTGTAATTATACTTTCTTCTCTTCTACTCCTACACTCTGTCCTTCCTATATCCACTTCtgactgtatattatataaatgccttCCTTTATCTTCATCCACCCAATACTCCTGCCATTTTGATCTTGCATAtgctttaatgaatgttttagctTCAGATTTACTATATGGAACTTGTAATATTCTATTGTGTTTCAGTCTTTGTTTTGCAAGTTTATCAACCTCCTCATTCCCTTTCACTCCAACATGTGCAGGTACCCAGAGAAACCTGATTTTTAAATCCTTTGCATTTAACTTATGCAAAaccataaacattttattaattatatcatCTCTTATAGATTTCCCATTTTTTATGCTTTCTAAAGATGAATAACTATCAGATATAATCACTGAGTTATTTAACTCATTTCCCTCTACCCATTCCAAGGCCAACAAAATTGCAACCAGCTCTGTTGTGTATACTGATAAATTATCTGTATTCTTGTGAATGTGTCTTTAGGGAAATGCATATCcagataatatttaacaatatcccTCACTGCTACTTCCTTTgacttactttttattttcttatgaatGCCTAAATCTACATCTGGTATAGGGAAAAACCATGGTGGAATAGGAGGGACTGAAACcgttgaacagtactgtaattTATGTAACCCAATATTCTCAGCTTTCGCATCGCcaatccacccaaaacttttgtaATCGGACTTTCCATGTTCCCAGCAATCTTTTAAGATAGCTTTAGCTGGGTGGCTATCAACTTGTCCCTTCATATTAATCCAGTATGCTAACATCAGTTGTATCCTTCTGATCCTCAAAGGCTGGACAGTAGTTTAGGcctaaattatacttttatttacgtaccttgcattttctttttctttttttatcaccaGTATCGGTATGCAAATCTATTTAACAGCAGAATTATTTAGGTTTAAATTATCACAATTGAGGAAAAAGCCCTGAGAGCGCGCTGTGACGTATTAcgtgttacttttctcagcgcaGAGCACAAAGGATCAatcacacacataatatatatatgtgtgtgtgtgtgtgtgtgtgtgattgatatTACACTAATAATGTGGCAGGTGAATATGGGAGTGTGTGGTTTAAAAAAACGAGTAAAGCGCCTTAGCGAGCAGTATTTTCAGTCAGGAATGTTCGAGGTCAGTCCCTCATGTGACCGTTGGGGTCCTGACTCGTGCGGTGCGGTGCAGTTCATCATGGCGGCGAACAGCAGCAACAACACGAGCGGTAAAAGCGGCGGAAAGCAGCCCACGCCGTCCGCCGAGCAGGTAACGGCGCATCGTGTTTATTACAGTAGCGCGCGAACACTTCATCTACGCGGCGCGACAGAACCAGAGCGCGCCTGCTATAAACAACAGAGCCGCGAGCGTCCGACGCTCCACGGTGTATTAATCACAATGGTCTCGTTGTGAAGCGCGTTCGTGGGGTGTGACGCGCGTGTAGTGACTGAGACGCGCTTGTGCTGGTTTATAACACTGCAAACCTCAGACATCTGCTGCACGAGAGATAAAAGACtcagtgattttatttaaatctagGTCTCCATCCGTTATAAACTAGTACATGCCTCCTGCCTCCATAAGGACAGAACAGCGTCTGCGCATCTGTCGCTATTTCTgtccttcaacacacacacacacacacacacacaaacatatatttttattattattttatgaatattgtgatatataaaatatacataacatatataattattataattacctATACAAACTTGAACCTGATTAtcttactattattttttaattgtattattttacaactTACTACAGTATTAATATGCATGTGTTATTGGTGTGTGAATCAGGTGGTGGCTAATTTCCAGCGGATGCGACAGGAGCAGCGCGGCATGGCCTCTAAGGCTGCAGAGCTGGAGATGGAGATCAATGAACACAGGTGTGTTTGATAGAAGTGATGTGCTGTCAAACCTTTCCTTCCcacagtggatgggtgccgtcagtatgaggatccaaacagctgatagaaacatcacagtaatccacactgctccagtccatcagttaactgCCACCCGGCCCCTCGGTGGGACACCtaagtttacttcactatattatatcattaactgatggactggagtggtgtggattattgtgatgtctttatcagctgtttagactctcattcggacggcacccattcactgcagagcatccattagtgagcaGTGGGTGTAATGCTATCACTTCCTCCTCACAGCCTCGTCATTGAGACGCTAAAGGAGGTCGATCCGTCGCGGAAGTGCTTTCGTTTAGTTGGCGGTGTGCTGGTGGAGAGGACCGTCAAAGAAGTTATGCCCGCGCTGGAAAACAATAAAGAACAGGTATGACTCTGCCGCTGGACTCACAAACGTTTGCTCGTCATAAACGACGCGTGATTTTCACTTCTCTCTCTCCAATCAGATTACGAAGATCGTGGACTCGCTTAACTCTCAGATGCAGGCGAAAGGGCGGGAGCTGACGGAGTACCGCGAGCGCTACAACATCCGGTTAGTCGGAGAGGACGACAAACAGGGCAAAGCGGACGCCAGTCAAGCCAAAGACAGCGAAGGAGGAGGCTCTAAAGGAGGCGCCGGGGTGCTCGTCTCCTAGTGGACTACTCTTAGAGGGGTAGAAATCACTGGGGGTTTAATATTTGCGGAGAGACTGAGTTGGAGAGTGAAAGTCTCGGTTTTCATGCACGTTTTTTTTGTACATccttaatattaaaatacaactCACAACTTCACAAAATGAACTTCAACTTCCATCCTTTCCTTTTCAGTCCAGTTTGTTACAAATAAATAGTCAGTAAACATGTTTCATGTCTAAACGGATGGCATAAATTCATAATGTCAAATAGTTTTTGAGGCTTGACTTTCACTTTTGTAATATTTGGTGCAGAGTGAACGATATTTCTCATACGGTGAGCCTCCATCATTCATTATGTCACTGTTGTACACCTGCGGACGAAGCCTTTTtatgtttggtttgtttttgtggtGGTTTTggtttttgaattaaaaaatacagaattgcACGAAATCTGTTCAGAGTGTTGCGTGTTTTTTTTCATCAGTACAATCACacacttgtaaaaaaataaaaagggcaCGCATGTTGCTGTTTACCACCAGTAATctgtaaaataaatctatttatatacCAATTTAAATGcgttttttttattagtagtatatttatttttatagagctACTAATAATATTCTTTTGCAATTATACAAGATGGCTGTTTGTAACAACAGCTTT comes from the Carassius auratus strain Wakin unplaced genomic scaffold, ASM336829v1 scaf_tig00216014, whole genome shotgun sequence genome and includes:
- the LOC113096676 gene encoding prefoldin subunit 2-like gives rise to the protein MFEVSPSCDRWGPDSCGAVQFIMAANSSNNTSGKSGGKQPTPSAEQVVANFQRMRQEQRGMASKAAELEMEINEHSLVIETLKEVDPSRKCFRLVGGVLVERTVKEVMPALENNKEQITKIVDSLNSQMQAKGRELTEYRERYNIRLVGEDDKQGKADASQAKDSEGGGSKGGAGVLVS